DNA from Granulicella arctica:
AAGGGATTTACTGTGCAGGGCGATGCGGTGGCTACGGCGCACAACTTCGCGGTGCATCAGGTAGCCGTGAGAGCGGCCTCGGCGATGGGTCTTGTTTCGATTGCCTTGTATCTCGTGCTGACGGCCCTCTTCTATGAGCTGTTCCGGCCTGTTAGCCGGAGACTTTCCTTGATCGCAACTCTCCTCAGTGTCGCGGCATGCACGATTCAGGCGTTTGGCGATGTGTTTCTTGCTCCGTTGCAGATGCTGGCAGGCAGTCAGGGCGGCTTTGAGATGGAAGAGTTGCGTTCCCTGGCGCAGGCATCCCTGGCGATGCATACTCAGGCGCTCCAGATCGCCCTGGTGCTCTTCGGGTGCTTCGACCTTTTGATCGGCATCCTGATTGTTCGGTCCGGCTTCTTGCCGCGCATCTTCGGTGTGCTGATGGTGCTTGCGGGGTTCGGCTGGCTGATTTATCTTTGGCCGCCGCTTGCGGACGAGCTGTCTCGGGTAGTGCAGCCTCTGGGATTTCTTGCCGAGGCGGTGCTGTTGGTTTGGCTGCTTGCGAAGGGTGTGGATGAAGAGCGATGGCGGGCGCTGTGGGTGAAGAGGGAAAGCAGGTCTTCCCGCTGCGCGGAAGGGTGACAGGCTAAAAACAAGCAAAAGCAACCGCAGGTCCTTCGGCTCCGTGCTGCGCACTTCGCTCAGGATGACAGAGTTTGGGGTGTGGTTGAAAGAGAACAAGCAACTGCAACAGCAAAGGCAACCGCAGGTCCTTCGGCTCAGCGCTGCGCGCTTCGCTCAGGATGACAGTTTGTTTGGGAGTGGTTGAGTTTCAAAACAGACAACAGCAGAAGCAAGAACAAGTGCCAATCCAGGCCTTCGGCTCGCGCTCTGCGCTCGCTCAGGATGACAGTTTTTGTGTGGGCAAAAGAGGAGCCTGTCGCGGTGGATTGCAACAGGCCTGGAGAGAGTGGGGCAGGGTTAGCGGATTTCGATGTCGCCGGAGCCGGTCTCGGCGCGGAGGGTGGGGCCGCCGCCGTTGACGGTGCC
Protein-coding regions in this window:
- a CDS encoding DUF4386 domain-containing protein; the encoded protein is MSETPLRSRARLLGFVYLLYFVAAIWGGLLVKGFTVQGDAVATAHNFAVHQVAVRAASAMGLVSIALYLVLTALFYELFRPVSRRLSLIATLLSVAACTIQAFGDVFLAPLQMLAGSQGGFEMEELRSLAQASLAMHTQALQIALVLFGCFDLLIGILIVRSGFLPRIFGVLMVLAGFGWLIYLWPPLADELSRVVQPLGFLAEAVLLVWLLAKGVDEERWRALWVKRESRSSRCAEG